One Perca flavescens isolate YP-PL-M2 chromosome 14, PFLA_1.0, whole genome shotgun sequence genomic window carries:
- the LOC114568100 gene encoding elongation factor 1-alpha, which produces MGKEKIHINIVVIGHVDSGKSTTTGHLIYKCGGIDKRTIEKFEKEAAEMGKGSFKYAWVLDKLKAERERGITIDIALWKFETSKYYVTIIDAPGHRDFIKNMITGTSQADCAVLIVAAGVGEFEAGISKNGQTREHALLAYTLGVKQLIVGVNKMDSTEPPYSQKRFEEITKEVSTYIKKIGYNPATVAFVPISGWHGDNMLEASDKMGWFKGWKIERKEGGASGVTLLEALDSILPPARPTDKALRLPLQDVYKIGGIGTVPVGRVETGVLKPGMVVTFAPPNLTTEVKSVEMHHETLTEALPGDNVGFNIKNVSVKEIRRGNVAGDSKNDPPMAADNFTAQVIILNHPGQISQGYAPVLDCHTAHIACKFSELKEKIDRRSGKKLEDNPKALKSGDAAIITMVPGKPMCVESFSQYPPLGRFAVRDMRQTVAVGVIKSVDKKLASGGKVTKSAQKAEKKK; this is translated from the exons ATGGGAAAGGAAAAGATTCACATCAACATCGTGGTAATTGGCCATGTCGACTCCGGCAAGTCCACCACCACCGGTCATCTGATCTACAAGTGCGGAGGAATCGACAAGAGGACCATCGAGAAGTTCGAGAAGGAAGCCGCTGAG ATGGGAAAGGGTTCCTTCAAGTACGCCTGGGTGCTGGACAAACTGAAGGCTGAGCGTGAGCGTGGTATCACCATCGACATCGCTCTCTGGAAGTTTGAGACCAGCAAGTACTACGTGACCATCATTGATGCCCCTGGACACAGGGACTTTATCAAGAACATGATCACTGGTACCTCTCAG GCTGACTGCGCCGTGCTTATTGTTGCTGCTGGTGTTGGTGAGTTTGAGGCCGGTATCTCAAAGAATGGCCAGACCCGCGAGCACGCCCTGCTGGCCTACACTCTGGGTGTGAAGCAGCTCATCGTTGGAGTCAACAAGATGGACTCCACCGAGCCCCCTTACAGCCAGAAGCGTTTTGAGGAAATCACCAAGGAAGTGAGCACCTACATCAAGAAGATCGGCTACAACCCCGCCACTGTTGCCTTTGTCCCCATCTCTGGGTGGCATGGAGACAACATGCTGGAGGCCAGCGACAAG ATGGGCTGGTTCAAGGGTTGGAAGATCGAGCGTAAGGAGGGCGGTGCCTCTGGCGTTACCCTGCTTGAGGCTCTGGACTCCATCCTGCCCCCAGCCCGCCCAACAGACAAGGCCTTGCGTCTGCCCCTGCAGGACGTCTACAAGATTGGCG GTATCGGAACTGTCCCCGTCGGCCGCGTTGAGACCGGCGTCCTGAAGCCCGGTATGGTCGTCACCTTCGCTCCCCCCAACCTGACCACTGAGGTGAAGTCTGTGGAGATGCACCACGAGACTCTGACCGAAGCTCTTCCTGGTGACAACGTCGGCTTCAACATCAAGAACGTGTCCGTTAAGGAAATCCGCCGTGGAAACGTGGCTGGCGACAGCAAGAACGACCCTCCCATGGCAGCTGACAACTTCACCGCGCAG GTCATCATCCTGAACCACCCCGGTCAGATCTCCCAGGGTTACGCCCCCGTGCTGGACTGCCACACCGCTCACATTGCCTGCAAGTTCAGTGAGCTCAAGGAGAAGATTGACCGCCGTTCTGGCAAGAAGCTTGAGGACAACCCTAAGGCTCTCAAGTCTGGAGACGCCGCCATCATCACCATGGTGCCCGGAAAACCCATGTGTGTTGAGAGCTTCTCCCAGTATCCTCCACTGG GTCGCTTTGCTGTGCGTGACATGAGGCAGACCGTGGCCGTCGGTGTCATCAAGTCGGTTGACAAGAAGCTCGCCTCTGGTGGAAAGGTCACCAAGTCTGCACAGAAGGCCGAAAAGAAGAAATGA
- the LOC114568102 gene encoding elongation factor 1-alpha yields MGKEKIHINIVVIGHVDSGKSTSTGHLIYKCGGIDKRTIEKFEKEAAEMGKGSFKYAWVLDKLKAERERGITIDIALWKFETGKYYVTIIDAPGHRDFIKNMITGTSQADCAVLIVAAGVGEFEAGISKNGQTREHALLAFTLGVKQLIVGVNKMDSTEPPYSQARFEEITKEVSTYIKKIGYNPATVAFVPISGWHGDNMLETSEKMGWFKGWKVERKDGNASGTTLLEALDAILPPARPTDKPLRLPLQDVYKIGGIGTVPVGRVETGLLKSGMVVTFAPCNLTTEVKSVEMHHETLTEAVPGDNVGFNIKNVSVKEIRRGYVAGDSKNDPPKGADNFNAQVIILNHPGQINAGYAPVLDCHTAHIACKFSELIEKIDRRSGKKLEDAPKFVKSGDAAIVKLIPQKPMVVESFSSYPPLGRFAVRDMRQTVAVGVIKAVETKDVSGKTTKAAEKAQKKK; encoded by the exons ATGGGAAAGGAAAAGATCCACATCAACATCGTGGTCATTGGCCATGTCGACTCCGGCAAGTCCACCTCCACCGGTCATCTGATCTACAAGTGCGGAGGAATCGACAAGAGGACCATCGAGAAGTTCGAGAAGGAAGCCGCTGAG ATGGGCAAGGGTTCCTTCAAGTACGCCTGGGTGCTGGACAAACTGAAGGCTGAGCGTGAGCGTGGTATCACCATCGACATCGCTCTCTGGAAGTTTGAGACCGGCAAGTACTATGTGACCATCATTGATGCCCCTGGACACAGGGACTTCATCAAGAACATGATCACTGGTACCTCTCAG GCTGACTGCGCCGTGCTTATTGTTGCTGCTGGTGTTGGTGAGTTTGAGGCCGGTATCTCAAAGAACGGCCAGACCCGCGAGCACGCCCTGCTGGCCTTCACCCTCGGTGTGAAGCAGCTCATCGTTGGAGTCAACAAAATGGACTCCACCGAGCCCCCTTACAGCCAGGCCCGTTTCGAAGAAATCACCAAGGAAGTGAGCACCTACATCAAGAAGATCGGCTACAACCCCGCCACGGTTGCCTTTGTCCCCATCTCTGGGTGGCATGGAGACAACATGTTGGAGACCAGTGAGAAG ATGGGCTGGTTCAAGGGATGGAAGGTTGAGCGCAAGGATGGTAATGCCAGTGGAACCACACTGCTGGAGGCTCTGGATGCCATCTTGCCTCCAGCCCGCCCCACCGACAAGCCCCTTCGTCTGCCCCTGCAGGACGTCTACAAGATTGGCg GTATCGGAACTGTACCCGTCGGCCGTGTTGAGACCGGTCTCCTGAAGTCCGGTATGGTCGTCACCTTCGCTCCCTGCAACCTGACCACTGAGGTGAAGTCTGTGGAGATGCACCACGAGACTCTGACCGAGGCTGTCCCTGGTGACAACGTCGGCTTCAACATCAAGAACGTGTCCGTGAAGGAAATCCGTCGTGGATATGTGGCTGGCGACAGCAAGAACGACCCACCCAAGGGAGCTGACAACTTCAACGCCCAG GTCATCATCCTGAACCACCCTGGCCAGATCAACGCTGGTTACGCCCCTGTGCTGGATTGCCACACAGCTCACATTGCCTGCAAGTTCAGCGAGCTCATAGAGAAGATCGACCGTCGTTCTGGCAAAAAGCTTGAGGACGCCCCCAAGTTCGTCAAGTCTGGAGACGCCGCCATTGTCAAACTGATCCCACAGAAGCCCATGGTTGTGGAGTCCTTCTCCAGCTACCCTCCCCTCG GTCGTTTCGCCGTGCGTGACATGAGGCAGACAGTGGCTGTTGGTGTCATCAAGGCTGTCGAGACCAAGGACGTATCCGGAAAGACAACTAAGGCTGCAGAGAAGGCCCAGAAGAAGAAATGA